From the Trifolium pratense cultivar HEN17-A07 linkage group LG4, ARS_RC_1.1, whole genome shotgun sequence genome, the window aagtggaggcaatcatcaccttaAAAGTCAGTTTTGTAAAGTTGAGTTAGGCCCCACCCAAATTTCTAAGAGTTACTTCAGAACTTGAAACCTTTACATTGCAAGCAAAGTTACTCCATGATCACATCCATGACCATTAGGTTAATGAGTGTTGTCTTCTACTTATATATACATGCGGATCAGTTTCAGTCAATTAGACACAATTTGCAATTTAAACATTCAAATTGAAAGAATAAGGAATTCTTGAAATTAtctcagtaaaaaaaaaaaaaaaggaaaaacacgAGAATGAAAAGATGAACATGTAAAATTTGCCCAACCTAAGCATATGATCCTGACTGGAGAATTAACTATATTAAAGGTACAagttaagtaaaaaatatatgaagaaaaaataacagTTATGAAATGCGGAAAAGAGTAAGAATATAGATTATCATACTTCTTTGCCAGTCCGAACACTCCATGAATAGATGCTACCATCCCCAGAACCTGCAAAATTCAGGCTTAAAAATTTAGCATAACAAACCTGGGAGAAAGTGAACAGAAGCCAACAAGATTACATGCATGATGGATGACAGATTGAATATATTACTAGTGAAGCAAAAGTTTTGGAAAATAATCATATTGATTGTAAAGttttcttttaaaacataatttaagATATAAAATACCGCCGTAATAGTTCTACATTTCATGTACAGAAAACAAGGGCGATAAGAAAAATAGCTGATATAATCAATGAGTTAATAAGTGCATAATTACTAGAAAAGTTTTGGGTAATCCAAAAACTCTTACTTGATATTACAAACATTCCATCGGGGCTGAAAGAAGCTTCTAATGTGGCATTGCATGAGACAGGCGTGACATTATATGTGGATAACTGTGTACACGTGATAAAGGAGAGCAATCACATAAATAGCCTTTCAAAGCggatataaataattgaaagaaaTAACTGGGTTGAGGAAAGTAAGGAAGATACAGACAAGTGTACCACGGAATGAGTCAACAACGTGGACATGCCCATCTGCAGTTGTTAAAAGCATGAGTCTCCCATCATTACTAAACTTCACAACATTCGCATCAGAAATATCTCCCCCAACAGAAAATATCTCAAAGGGGCCCTGTAGAGTGAATTAAACCATATTAGATTATAACAGtttatcaacaaaacaaaaaaaaaaaagccaaaataaaaaataaaatttaatagtttGATGCATAGTTTCATGTAAAATTTGCAAACCTTTTCATACTTCCGTGCATCAAACATTCTCACGTATCCTCCAAAGGCTACTGCAAAGACAAGGCCTTGATCATCATACGATATAGCAGGCCTTCCTTGTACATGTAAAAGTCCCTATTTAGTTTTAAACAAAGTAAGAAGGCCCTAGAAAAGTTATATGATGTATTAGATACAAAAGGATATAGAAATACACAATCAGTAGTGTGTAAATGCCACTACCTGGCACTTCTCGGCCCTTTGATCCCATAGTAAAACAGTTCGATCTAAAGATCCGGATATAAAGCAATCTTTCCTAGAGCACAAGCTAAGTGAGACAACCCtagaaaaaagaacaaatatttattttgttatatgaCAAAATGGGAATGTACATGAACACTGCAGCATACAATTTGAGATTGGAATGTATATAACAAACCTGTCATGATGACCTTTGAAATATCTCAAGTATTTGTTATCATGCAATGATAGAAGCCGCAAAGATTCTGGATTAATTTATCATATTAGTAACGAATATACAAAATTTACTAAGTTAACAAAGATCAACGAAGATGGAAACAGGAATAACACATACCATCCCAACCATTCTTCGAAGAGTAAATGACAGTTGTAGGATGAGAAGTGAAGCAAACCAAATCAACTCCATACTTCTTGCTGTTAATTGTCTTCAAAGATCTGGTAACAATTAAGAAATCTCAAAATTTCACGTTGatgaattaataaatatataaatcaatcaGTAGagtaaaaaaatgaatgtctagAACCAAATGGTACAAGAGTTCCCCACATCTACTTGTGATATGCTCTTGTAAATAATATGAAAACATCTCCAACCCTAAATTGGACTTAGATTGCTTAACAATTTTGGTATATCAACTTTTTCAAGGTCAGTTTGATGCTTAACAacttttggtatgcttaacaataAGAAAACAACTTTTTCaattttggtatgcttaacagtATGAAAACAACTTTTTCATGTGTAACTAAAGTCTCCTGCTCCAGCATCCTCCTCCAAAATGCAGTTCAGCTCCATTGTAGATGGATTTAGTTATCGTTGCATCTGTTTCATTTCCTATCAAACAGTTTGATATCAATGCATCTTTTCCAGGTCTTTTGAAACGGTTAGTTGGTTGCAATCAAGGCATAGAATTggaaaatttttaattaaaaagcaATCAATTTGTGTTGCCTATATCGTTAATATCGGTTAATTTTAAGGAATGACTAATATCACACAATCGAACTCTAACTCAAACGGTAAAAATGAAATAAGCATTGTGGCATGTGTTTAAGAAATCAACAAGCAACTAGCAAAAAGAGCAGAATTATTTATAACAATGTTGATTGCAGCAACTATAACAAATTTAATAAGTTGTTTGTTTCtatgtgaatgaatgaattgattccataattaaaacaattaataaataaaataaaattgggacTTACGTTCCAGCAGCAACATCATATAGACGAATAGATTCATCATCACTAGCAGTAACTAGATAACTGGATGTCCTATGAAAATCCATCGAACTAATTCTACcattctgtaaaaaaaataaaagaataattaaACCCTAATATTCAATTtggtaaaacaacaaaaaacagAATGATAGAAATTACTGACGTAGTCTTTGAAGGACATTCCAACTTCCATACTCTGAAGAATTTCTTCACTAAGCTCTAATGAaactttctcttctctttccaCTT encodes:
- the LOC123921670 gene encoding protein ANTHESIS POMOTING FACTOR 1; protein product: MGGTQVEREEKVSLELSEEILQSMEVGMSFKDYNGRISSMDFHRTSSYLVTASDDESIRLYDVAAGTSLKTINSKKYGVDLVCFTSHPTTVIYSSKNGWDESLRLLSLHDNKYLRYFKGHHDRVVSLSLCSRKDCFISGSLDRTVLLWDQRAEKCQGLLHVQGRPAISYDDQGLVFAVAFGGYVRMFDARKYEKGPFEIFSVGGDISDANVVKFSNDGRLMLLTTADGHVHVVDSFRGTLLSTYNVTPVSCNATLEASFSPDGMFVISSSGDGSIYSWSVRTGKEVASWRSATSDIGPPVIKWAPGSLMFATGSSELSFWVPDLSKIGAYVVKK